TTATACCCGCAAAAGCCATCCTTATAGGGCATGCCGTTGGCTTTACAGCGTTCTTCATTGGTTTTATAACATTGTGTTTGTTTATTGGACCATACCCGGCTGACGCCGTCACACGTGGCTTTATCTACCGCTTGGTCTAATAAATACTGTGTGTAACCATCTTCTGTCGTGCTTAGTTCCTCTCCATTAAGAAGCTTACTGCATAGTCTTGTACCACGCCCGTTTTCCCCGTCGTTAGATTCGCAATATAAGTGTCCGGCCCGTATGGTGTTTTCATCCAAATAACTAGCTAAACGTACGGTAGGCATTTTATTATTTATGGCACGCACTACGTTGGCAGTGCCGTCATCATTAATGGTTTCTATGGTATATTGCACATCACCACTGGGCATACTGACATCCAAGTTTTCCATATTAGCGGTATAAAGACCGCTACTCATTCTAATGGCTTCTTCGGCATCTTTTATCGCTTTGGCTCCGGGGAGCATAGTACTCCAATGGGTTTTATCTACGGCCCCTTGGTACATAGGGATAGCTATAGCCGATAGTACTCCGATAATGAGTACCACTACTAATAATTCTACGAGGGTAAACCCCTTTTTTATTTGCATATATAACTCCTTTTTCTCGGGCCCGTAACAGCATAAAAAACGGCCGCTGTTTCAGAGCCGAAACCAGCGACCCCAAAAACAACAGCCGTAGTT
The Elusimicrobiaceae bacterium DNA segment above includes these coding regions:
- a CDS encoding prepilin-type N-terminal cleavage/methylation domain-containing protein, which codes for MQIKKGFTLVELLVVVLIIGVLSAIAIPMYQGAVDKTHWSTMLPGAKAIKDAEEAIRMSSGLYTANMENLDVSMPSGDVQYTIETINDDGTANVVRAINNKMPTVRLASYLDENTIRAGHLYCESNDGENGRGTRLCSKLLNGEELSTTEDGYTQYLLDQAVDKATCDGVSRVWSNKQTQCYKTNEERCKANGMPYKDGFCGYNGNVGTENNRLVIEEGAKCVGQWGGCAYLDVKEGGECSDKGGGGGCNNSIYNPGSICRGQCNNSVFDGAIHYSNRAYGDGEKTYKNESKCIAQYDSSSCTSGTYTSGSQCIAEVGGCRYSTFTDGASCVAQVAAHETCRGSRIGVGGKCVANAPGTCLASGGTYYSVIYDGGCCEGPYCPSNAPKC